In the Candidatus Saccharimonas aalborgensis genome, one interval contains:
- a CDS encoding ABC transporter ATP-binding protein encodes MQEPKANTKAIKKTLRLYLSIITRGWRYTLSITIAVALGSILIFYVPPLIIAALLRHTGDLHFEAFWPYVFWFGLAWLVGELFWRVALHLMIRFEIKTIRTLYKDALATLLEKDLLFFHNRFAGTITKNTLAYARRFEGFFDTIVFEVVSQLFPAIFAAIVLWTISPWLSVTLMIMMLVGVVIVIPLVTRRIKLVRDREDAHATMSGHIADVIANVAAVKAYGAEQDEHTTHRHHVDSFIEKAAKSWHYQNNRIDMAISPLYVATNVVGLWIVLSLGVDASTKANLFIGYSYFATVTRFLWSFNSVYRRLEEAITEASLFTAYLLEKPKISDAADAKPLNVSVGNIVFDDVTFTHSENPDALFRDFTLTIAPGEKVGLVGPSGAGKSTFVALLLRFMDIDAGRITIDGQTIADVTQQSLHRSIAYVPQEPVLFHRTLRENIAYGKRHASDADIITAAKQANAWDFIAQLPQGLDTLVGERGVKLSGGQRQRIAIARAMLKDAPILVLDEATSALDSESEKLIQASLGDLMKDRTSIVIAHRLSTIAKLDRIVVLDRGTIAENGTHGELLQQHGIYAKLWAHQSGGFIEE; translated from the coding sequence ATGCAGGAACCAAAAGCCAATACCAAAGCTATCAAAAAAACGCTTCGCCTCTACCTTAGTATCATCACGAGGGGTTGGCGCTATACCCTCTCTATTACCATCGCTGTTGCGCTGGGGAGTATTCTTATCTTTTATGTACCCCCTCTCATCATCGCGGCACTTTTACGACATACAGGCGATCTTCATTTTGAAGCGTTTTGGCCCTACGTCTTTTGGTTTGGCCTCGCGTGGCTGGTGGGTGAACTGTTCTGGCGCGTCGCCCTCCACTTGATGATCCGTTTTGAGATTAAAACCATTCGCACTCTCTATAAGGACGCGCTTGCTACTTTGCTCGAGAAAGATCTCCTGTTCTTTCATAACCGTTTTGCTGGCACCATCACAAAGAATACGCTTGCTTACGCACGACGATTTGAGGGATTTTTTGACACCATTGTATTTGAAGTGGTGTCGCAGTTGTTTCCCGCTATCTTTGCTGCCATTGTCTTATGGACTATCAGCCCGTGGTTATCGGTGACACTTATGATAATGATGTTGGTGGGCGTGGTAATCGTCATCCCCCTTGTCACGCGCCGTATCAAACTTGTTCGCGATCGCGAGGATGCACATGCCACGATGTCTGGACATATTGCCGATGTTATCGCAAATGTTGCCGCAGTGAAGGCCTATGGTGCCGAACAAGATGAACACACGACTCACCGACATCATGTCGATTCATTTATAGAAAAGGCGGCCAAGAGTTGGCACTATCAAAATAATCGAATCGACATGGCGATTTCACCACTTTATGTTGCAACAAATGTCGTGGGACTTTGGATCGTACTGAGTCTGGGGGTTGATGCATCCACAAAAGCGAATCTTTTTATTGGCTACAGTTACTTTGCAACAGTGACGCGTTTCCTGTGGTCGTTCAATAGTGTGTACCGGCGTCTTGAAGAAGCGATTACTGAGGCTTCGCTCTTTACTGCATACCTGCTAGAGAAACCAAAAATTTCTGATGCAGCAGATGCAAAACCACTGAACGTTTCGGTTGGGAATATTGTGTTTGACGATGTTACTTTCACACATTCAGAAAACCCAGATGCGCTATTTAGAGACTTTACCCTCACTATCGCGCCTGGCGAAAAAGTTGGCCTCGTCGGACCTTCGGGAGCAGGTAAGTCAACGTTTGTAGCGCTACTACTACGCTTTATGGACATCGATGCCGGTCGGATTACGATCGACGGACAAACTATTGCTGATGTTACCCAACAAAGCCTTCATAGAAGTATCGCCTATGTACCTCAGGAACCCGTCCTCTTTCATCGAACACTGCGCGAAAATATTGCCTACGGCAAACGGCACGCGAGTGATGCAGACATTATTACTGCTGCGAAACAAGCCAATGCCTGGGACTTTATCGCACAACTTCCTCAAGGTCTTGATACCCTCGTTGGCGAACGTGGTGTGAAACTAAGTGGTGGTCAGCGGCAACGTATTGCTATTGCCCGCGCCATGCTGAAAGATGCACCAATTTTAGTACTAGACGAGGCGACATCTGCCCTCGACAGCGAGAGCGAGAAACTTATCCAGGCGAGCCTCGGCGACCTCATGAAAGATCGCACCAGTATCGTCATTGCTCATCGACTCTCCACGATTGCAAAGCTTGATCGTATCGTCGTCCTCGATCGCGGCACCATTGCTGAGAACGGAACGCATGGCGAATTACTACAGCAACATGGCATTTACGCAAAACTGTGGGCGCACCAGAGTGGCGGATTTATCGAAGAATAG
- a CDS encoding NUDIX domain-containing protein: MSYEPIIHTVQASILRQLLFTPRASFADLQKETNLSSDHFTFHIKKLIESGLIEKNASQYQLTLTGKEYANRMDTDSHVIERQPKVSTLLIVERTLPDGTYQYLVQQRLKQPFYGFWGLFGGKVGWGESFEDTARRELKEESGLDGTFVYKFLHRKRDYKKSDNSLLEDKVFAVMFCDNASGTLKTEFEGGHNEWLTIDSLRAKDNYFSDAPLLLEMAHSPEQYIAKDYFYTSEEY, from the coding sequence ATGAGTTACGAACCAATTATCCACACCGTTCAGGCAAGCATATTGCGGCAACTACTGTTTACACCACGGGCATCATTTGCTGACTTGCAAAAAGAGACAAATCTATCGAGCGATCATTTCACCTTTCACATAAAGAAACTTATCGAATCAGGCCTCATCGAAAAAAATGCCTCCCAGTATCAACTAACTCTCACCGGCAAAGAATATGCCAATCGTATGGACACTGATAGTCATGTCATAGAGCGCCAACCAAAAGTTTCCACGCTACTGATTGTCGAGCGCACACTACCTGATGGCACCTACCAGTACCTTGTCCAACAGCGCCTCAAGCAACCTTTTTATGGATTTTGGGGACTGTTTGGCGGAAAAGTCGGCTGGGGAGAATCATTTGAGGACACCGCTAGGCGTGAGCTTAAAGAGGAATCAGGTCTTGACGGCACCTTTGTCTACAAATTTCTGCACCGAAAACGTGATTACAAAAAATCAGATAATTCCCTGCTTGAGGATAAAGTATTTGCCGTAATGTTCTGCGATAATGCGAGTGGCACACTCAAAACTGAGTTTGAGGGAGGTCACAATGAATGGCTCACGATTGACTCATTACGAGCAAAGGACAACTATTTCTCAGATGCTCCACTCCTGCTTGAAATGGCGCATAGCCCTGAGCAGTATATTGCAAAAGACTATTTCTATACGAGCGAAGAATACTAG
- a CDS encoding helicase-related protein — protein MSRERSPGQEVPLGRQLWTPYQYGEFVKPEYFDLPIAEHKQQITDAIRENQVVIVVGETGSGKSTQLPKIGLEMGHVIEHTQPRRIAAREVVERIGYEIRQVMPELPPDIVGYQTAEKSTITPNTRISMYTDGLQLVYQLHRPRDRQDVLAIVDEVHEWNANMSILLALYKRELSRNPHLKLVITSATMDAERLQQYFSEVTETMPPIIEVPGRTYPITYIEEPNSTVLEQTIKYASEGKGVLVFQQGQREIRDLIDELRRLLPKDILTQAGIYPLYSRLSEREQHAACESTPPIKIVVATNIAQTSLTISGINCVISDGQARMVEIDKRGHEGLFSRPISQSALKQQGGRGGRLSEGIHVLTKPNAESEFRSMAQRHEYEIPEILRSDVSRHILRLAAMGERFAELDIPPEPVPPELIVVGEASLRTLGALDDNNQVTELGMRMDRYPVRPQLGRMLVKAEQMNTDIRTMVAAIAAVIETGGLPLYDKFASRKWREIAEESSSDVLMQLELFTKTREKTDYQLKQLGIDSKNFRRAEELFERLCRLLGVDGKELIVATDEHTPELRSCIYAGYIEHVYRRIGRIGYRLLTEEGDETVFELSNRSVVDRRQAPFVVGSPYRMERRRRGELETVDIIESVTALPDLHTLGDAAIAMTQWTEGGIVWRNGRPLRQEIEHIVGEDTHQLRETAITPSPEVRREVIAYAMNHPGPAQRRLRDLKKELEQLNHRSATPIKVMTQRELEAMIDQATPLDVIDPQQIDDNLWVIMQEAGLDTRYVSKPETEKIIEDAWPFVAINGKSYQVDFRNHKPKIHGIRREVIETLPDHVFTRDGREVLFVFDRREHTAIELKEYAAAHPPKSKRRR, from the coding sequence ATGAGCAGAGAACGCTCTCCCGGTCAAGAAGTACCCCTCGGTCGGCAACTTTGGACGCCGTATCAGTATGGCGAGTTTGTCAAACCCGAATACTTTGATCTCCCCATTGCAGAGCACAAACAGCAGATCACCGATGCTATCCGTGAGAATCAGGTAGTGATTGTGGTCGGCGAGACGGGCAGCGGCAAAAGTACGCAGCTACCAAAGATTGGCCTAGAGATGGGACATGTTATTGAGCATACGCAGCCACGACGCATCGCAGCGCGTGAGGTAGTTGAACGTATTGGTTACGAAATCCGCCAGGTTATGCCTGAGTTGCCGCCCGATATCGTCGGCTATCAGACTGCCGAAAAAAGTACAATTACGCCAAATACGCGTATCTCGATGTATACCGACGGACTACAATTAGTCTATCAGCTGCATAGGCCTCGCGACAGGCAGGATGTATTGGCAATTGTCGACGAAGTGCATGAGTGGAATGCCAATATGTCGATTTTGCTTGCGCTATATAAGAGAGAGCTGAGTCGTAATCCACACCTCAAGCTAGTAATCACTAGCGCTACAATGGACGCTGAGCGCCTCCAGCAGTATTTCTCAGAAGTAACCGAAACCATGCCACCGATTATCGAGGTGCCCGGTCGTACCTATCCGATCACCTATATCGAAGAGCCAAACTCGACGGTTCTCGAGCAAACTATAAAATATGCGTCAGAGGGCAAGGGCGTACTTGTATTTCAGCAGGGACAGCGTGAGATTCGGGATCTCATTGATGAACTCAGGCGATTATTGCCAAAGGATATCTTGACGCAGGCGGGAATTTACCCGCTCTATAGTCGTTTGTCTGAGCGGGAGCAACATGCGGCCTGTGAAAGTACGCCACCTATTAAAATTGTTGTCGCAACCAATATCGCCCAAACAAGTCTGACGATCAGCGGCATTAATTGTGTTATTTCCGACGGACAAGCGCGCATGGTTGAGATCGATAAGCGTGGGCACGAAGGATTGTTTAGCCGCCCTATCTCTCAATCGGCCTTGAAGCAGCAGGGCGGTCGCGGTGGCAGGCTAAGCGAAGGCATACACGTACTAACTAAGCCAAATGCCGAGAGTGAGTTTCGATCTATGGCGCAGCGCCATGAGTATGAGATTCCGGAGATATTGAGAAGTGATGTGTCGCGTCACATACTACGGCTCGCTGCTATGGGAGAACGATTTGCTGAGCTTGATATTCCGCCAGAGCCGGTGCCGCCAGAACTCATCGTGGTCGGAGAAGCATCGCTACGAACACTCGGAGCACTTGACGACAACAACCAAGTGACGGAACTAGGTATGCGCATGGATCGATACCCGGTTCGTCCACAGCTAGGCCGCATGCTGGTTAAGGCCGAGCAGATGAACACCGACATCCGCACAATGGTGGCAGCGATAGCGGCAGTGATCGAAACGGGAGGTCTGCCTCTTTACGACAAATTTGCCAGTCGGAAATGGCGCGAGATTGCTGAGGAGTCTTCGTCGGATGTGCTCATGCAGCTCGAATTATTTACAAAGACACGAGAAAAGACTGACTATCAATTGAAGCAACTTGGTATCGATAGCAAGAACTTTCGTCGAGCTGAGGAATTATTTGAGCGGCTGTGTCGACTGTTGGGCGTAGATGGCAAGGAACTTATCGTGGCGACCGATGAACATACACCGGAGTTACGATCGTGTATTTACGCTGGCTATATCGAACATGTCTATAGAAGAATTGGACGTATTGGCTATCGACTCCTGACTGAAGAAGGTGATGAAACCGTATTTGAGCTGAGTAACCGGAGCGTTGTCGATAGACGTCAGGCACCATTTGTAGTTGGTTCGCCATACCGCATGGAACGTCGAAGGCGAGGAGAACTGGAAACAGTTGATATTATTGAGTCGGTGACAGCACTTCCTGATCTTCACACGCTTGGCGACGCGGCCATCGCTATGACGCAGTGGACCGAAGGCGGAATTGTCTGGCGAAACGGACGACCCCTCAGACAAGAAATTGAGCATATTGTTGGCGAAGACACGCATCAGTTGAGAGAAACTGCCATCACGCCATCTCCAGAGGTGCGCCGTGAGGTGATCGCATACGCAATGAATCATCCTGGTCCAGCGCAGCGTCGACTACGTGATCTAAAAAAAGAGCTTGAACAGCTGAATCATCGGTCAGCAACACCAATCAAAGTAATGACACAGCGTGAGCTCGAAGCGATGATTGACCAGGCTACCCCGCTAGACGTGATCGATCCGCAACAGATTGACGATAATCTGTGGGTTATCATGCAAGAAGCTGGCTTGGACACCCGCTATGTCAGTAAGCCTGAGACGGAGAAGATCATCGAAGATGCCTGGCCATTCGTCGCGATAAACGGCAAGAGTTATCAAGTTGATTTCCGCAATCACAAGCCGAAAATTCATGGCATTCGCCGTGAAGTTATTGAAACACTTCCGGACCACGTGTTTACACGCGATGGACGTGAGGTGCTATTTGTATTTGACCGGCGAGAGCATACTGCTATTGAGTTAAAAGAATATGCGGCAGCTCATCCTCCAAAAAGTAAGCGTCGACGCTAG
- a CDS encoding 50S ribosomal protein L25 encodes MGDKISLKIEARDIHGKKVAQLRAQGLTPAVVYGPGMEPQSVQADAGEVRKVVASAGKHTPVNLTGAKKRIAMIKSVEYDPAKHGVIRHVAFHAVRADEPVHAEVPVRLVGEGESAAERAGLVVLQTIEKLEVKALPMDLPEALEVSILELAEAGDRVTVGNIVLPQGVEIVEHSDGHADEDEETEKPSIMDLVVASVYEPSALQAANEAAAGAAQDESEVAAEGEQESAEVPASDGKTE; translated from the coding sequence ATGGGAGATAAAATTAGTCTCAAGATTGAGGCGCGCGATATACATGGAAAGAAAGTCGCACAGCTTCGTGCACAGGGATTGACCCCTGCGGTTGTGTATGGACCCGGCATGGAGCCGCAATCGGTACAGGCTGATGCGGGTGAAGTGCGAAAGGTGGTTGCATCGGCCGGCAAGCATACGCCTGTCAATTTGACCGGTGCAAAAAAGCGTATCGCTATGATAAAAAGTGTTGAGTATGACCCCGCAAAGCACGGTGTGATTCGTCATGTTGCATTTCACGCAGTCAGAGCCGATGAACCAGTCCATGCTGAGGTGCCAGTACGATTGGTTGGCGAGGGTGAGTCAGCTGCTGAGCGCGCGGGCCTCGTCGTGCTTCAAACCATCGAAAAACTAGAGGTCAAAGCCTTGCCGATGGATCTACCAGAGGCGCTTGAAGTTTCTATCCTTGAGTTAGCCGAGGCTGGCGATCGTGTGACCGTGGGCAACATTGTGCTGCCGCAGGGTGTTGAGATCGTCGAGCATAGCGATGGACACGCTGATGAGGATGAGGAAACCGAGAAACCATCTATCATGGACCTTGTCGTTGCTTCGGTCTACGAACCAAGTGCTCTTCAGGCAGCAAACGAAGCAGCAGCCGGGGCCGCTCAAGATGAGAGTGAAGTGGCGGCTGAGGGCGAGCAAGAATCAGCAGAAGTCCCCGCATCTGACGGCAAAACTGAGTAG
- a CDS encoding VTT domain-containing protein, which yields MEGFINLITGFGVFAILFVIYAESGLLIGFLFPGDSLLFMSGFLVQQQTLNINIHLFVFLLFLAAALGESTGYLFGKKVGRKLFERPNTRFFRRENLVRTEQFYEKHGPIAIVLACFVPIVRTFVPIVAGVSKMSYRQFLPYNILGAALWTVSFTYLGYFAGDLLKKMGVNVEIAALIIIFLSISPMLYHAFKSPERRKGLVEGTKREIRILLQRNSKS from the coding sequence ATGGAAGGATTCATCAATCTTATAACTGGCTTTGGGGTCTTCGCTATTCTTTTTGTGATATACGCGGAATCAGGGCTTCTGATCGGCTTTCTATTTCCTGGCGACAGCCTGCTTTTTATGTCGGGATTTCTCGTTCAACAGCAGACGCTGAATATCAACATTCATCTCTTTGTGTTTCTCCTTTTTCTCGCGGCAGCGCTGGGCGAGAGTACGGGCTATCTCTTTGGAAAAAAGGTGGGAAGAAAACTATTTGAGCGACCAAATACACGGTTCTTTCGCCGAGAAAACTTGGTTCGAACTGAGCAGTTTTACGAAAAACACGGTCCGATAGCCATCGTGCTCGCCTGCTTTGTTCCGATCGTCCGAACGTTTGTGCCAATTGTTGCGGGTGTCAGCAAAATGAGCTATCGGCAATTTCTCCCCTACAACATACTCGGAGCTGCACTCTGGACGGTGAGTTTCACCTACCTTGGCTACTTTGCGGGTGATTTGCTAAAAAAGATGGGGGTAAATGTCGAAATTGCAGCACTCATCATCATCTTTCTCTCAATCTCGCCGATGCTCTACCACGCATTCAAAAGCCCCGAGCGCCGCAAAGGCTTGGTAGAAGGCACTAAGCGCGAAATCCGTATTTTACTACAACGAAATAGCAAGTCGTAA
- the uvrA gene encoding excinuclease ABC subunit UvrA gives MSEVIRVRGAREHNLKNVDVEIPRDQLVVVTGLSGSGKSSLVFDTIYAEGQRRYVESLSSYARQFLGIMDKPDVDSIDGLSPAISIDQKSTSRNPRSTVATVTEIYDYLRLLYARIGVPHCPVCAKAVHRRTPQAIIDEIMKLPEGSKLLILAPIVNQKKGEFAHIPEQYRRLGFARVRVDGVVYALDEFPELQKSFKHDIEVVVDRLVLRQDAVSRVTQSTEQALDIAGGVVQLLDADSDTLHTFSQRYACIDHPGEDIPELEPRLFSFNAPQGACPVCTGLGSRLEIDPDLVFNPNLTIAEGAIRPYNRVNSDAWYMKRLATVAEAHGFSVQVPVKQLHPDDLQKVLYGTGSQKYRITLNGGRYYDSTYEGVIPNLERRHKETESEFMRKDIERFMRERECHACHGARLKPVVLAVTVHDLSIMDICNLGVDDAIDLFNALKLTDDEMVIAKLILKEIMARLGFMSNVGLSYLELSRAANTLSGGEAQRIRLATQIGSGLQGVLYVLDEPSIGLHQRDNDRLIGTLKHLRDLGNSVLVVEHDEDTIRHADYLVDVGPGAGVHGGQIVAHGTPKEVAENPASITGKYLSGKETIPLPRTRRKLQKDRAVTIRGAKENNLKNLDVVFPLGILTVVTGVSGSGKSTLVNDILAKELSARLHRAQEVPGAHENIEGIEHLDKAIVIDQSAIGRTPRSNPATYTGVFTPIRELFAGTPEANIRGYKAGRFSFNVKGGRCENCQGDGVIKIEMHFLPDVYVTCDECKGKRYNREALEIKYKGVTISDVLDMTVEQACEFFANVPSIARKLDTLNEVGLGYIKLGQPATTFSGGEAQRIKLASELSRRSTGKTLYILDEPTTGLHTHDVKKLLEILQKLVEGGNTMIIIEHNLEVIKCADHIVDLGPEGGQGGGTIVAQGTPEEIAKIPASFTGKYLKKML, from the coding sequence ATGTCAGAAGTAATTCGTGTTCGTGGTGCGAGAGAACATAATCTGAAGAATGTCGACGTGGAGATTCCTCGAGATCAGTTGGTGGTAGTAACTGGTTTGAGCGGGAGCGGTAAATCCTCGCTTGTCTTTGACACTATCTACGCTGAAGGTCAGCGTCGCTATGTTGAGTCATTGAGTAGCTACGCGAGACAATTTCTTGGGATTATGGACAAACCAGATGTCGATAGTATCGATGGTCTCAGCCCAGCTATTTCGATAGACCAAAAGTCGACGAGCCGTAATCCGCGCAGTACCGTTGCGACCGTTACTGAAATCTATGACTACCTGCGTTTGCTTTATGCTCGTATTGGCGTACCGCACTGTCCTGTTTGTGCCAAAGCGGTTCATCGTCGTACCCCTCAGGCAATTATTGATGAAATTATGAAACTTCCTGAGGGAAGTAAATTGCTGATACTGGCTCCTATCGTAAATCAAAAAAAAGGTGAGTTCGCTCATATTCCTGAGCAGTATCGACGCCTCGGATTTGCAAGAGTACGTGTTGACGGTGTTGTGTATGCGCTCGACGAGTTTCCAGAACTACAAAAAAGCTTCAAGCACGATATTGAAGTAGTTGTTGATCGACTAGTGCTTCGTCAGGATGCCGTGAGTCGAGTCACGCAGTCGACCGAACAAGCGCTTGATATCGCAGGAGGTGTAGTGCAGTTGCTCGATGCCGATAGTGATACACTGCATACATTTAGCCAACGCTATGCCTGTATCGACCATCCCGGTGAGGATATACCTGAGTTGGAACCACGACTATTTAGTTTTAATGCACCACAAGGCGCTTGTCCGGTTTGTACGGGGCTGGGGAGTCGACTAGAGATAGATCCTGATCTTGTATTTAACCCCAATCTCACCATTGCCGAGGGAGCCATCCGGCCGTATAACCGAGTCAATAGCGATGCTTGGTATATGAAACGCCTCGCAACAGTCGCTGAAGCGCATGGGTTTAGCGTGCAGGTGCCGGTGAAACAACTTCATCCTGACGATTTGCAAAAAGTCTTGTATGGGACGGGGAGTCAAAAATATCGAATCACTTTGAATGGTGGTCGCTATTACGATAGTACCTACGAGGGTGTTATCCCGAATCTTGAGCGGCGGCACAAAGAAACCGAGAGCGAGTTTATGCGTAAAGACATCGAACGGTTCATGCGTGAGCGTGAATGTCATGCCTGCCACGGAGCTCGTCTCAAACCGGTGGTGCTCGCGGTGACAGTACATGACTTATCTATCATGGATATCTGCAATCTAGGTGTTGACGATGCGATTGATCTGTTTAATGCGTTGAAGCTTACTGACGATGAAATGGTGATAGCAAAGCTGATTCTCAAAGAGATCATGGCGCGTCTGGGCTTTATGAGTAATGTTGGCCTGAGTTACCTCGAATTATCACGTGCTGCAAACACTCTCAGCGGTGGCGAAGCGCAGCGTATTCGCCTAGCGACACAGATAGGCTCTGGGTTACAAGGAGTACTTTATGTACTTGATGAGCCGTCAATCGGACTGCACCAGCGCGATAATGATCGACTGATCGGCACGCTCAAGCATTTGCGTGACCTCGGTAACTCGGTACTTGTTGTCGAACACGATGAAGACACGATTCGCCACGCTGATTATCTCGTCGATGTTGGGCCGGGTGCTGGCGTGCATGGCGGGCAGATTGTGGCTCATGGAACACCAAAAGAGGTTGCCGAGAATCCAGCAAGTATCACCGGGAAGTATCTTTCAGGCAAAGAAACGATTCCCTTGCCGCGCACGCGCCGTAAGCTCCAGAAAGATCGAGCAGTTACCATCAGGGGCGCAAAAGAAAACAATCTCAAAAATCTTGACGTCGTATTTCCTCTGGGTATTTTGACGGTCGTGACAGGAGTAAGCGGAAGCGGTAAGTCGACGCTAGTCAATGATATTTTGGCCAAAGAATTATCGGCGCGACTTCACCGTGCGCAGGAAGTTCCGGGTGCACATGAGAATATTGAGGGGATCGAGCATCTCGATAAAGCGATAGTGATTGACCAGTCAGCTATTGGTCGTACGCCGAGGTCAAACCCAGCGACGTATACCGGCGTATTTACGCCAATCCGTGAATTGTTTGCCGGTACCCCCGAGGCCAATATTCGCGGCTACAAAGCAGGGCGATTTAGTTTCAATGTCAAAGGTGGTCGGTGTGAAAATTGTCAGGGTGACGGAGTTATCAAGATCGAGATGCACTTCCTTCCTGATGTCTATGTAACGTGTGATGAGTGTAAAGGCAAGCGCTACAACCGTGAAGCGCTCGAAATAAAATATAAGGGTGTGACAATCAGTGATGTTCTGGATATGACAGTCGAACAAGCCTGTGAGTTTTTTGCCAATGTACCCTCGATCGCGCGTAAACTCGATACGCTCAATGAGGTAGGCCTCGGCTATATCAAACTGGGTCAGCCAGCCACAACCTTTAGTGGTGGTGAAGCACAGCGTATCAAGCTCGCCAGCGAGCTGAGTCGGCGCAGTACTGGCAAAACACTCTATATTCTCGATGAACCAACGACCGGTCTCCATACCCACGATGTCAAAAAGTTACTTGAAATTTTGCAGAAACTGGTGGAGGGTGGTAACACAATGATCATTATCGAACACAATCTCGAGGTGATAAAATGTGCCGACCACATCGTTGACCTTGGTCCAGAGGGCGGTCAAGGGGGTGGTACAATTGTAGCGCAGGGCACCCCCGAAGAGATAGCAAAAATCCCCGCCAGTTTTACGGGGAAATATCTCAAAAAAATGCTGTAG
- the sbcB gene encoding exodeoxyribonuclease I produces MAQTFFFYDLETSGLNPREDRIMQFAGQRTDLNLNLIGEPYNILVTLCDDTLPSPDALMVTGITPQQTVSDGYSEAAFANLFSEEIATPDTIMVGFNNIRFDDEFIRHLLWRNFHDPYSWSWQDGRSRWDMLDVVRMTRALRSEGVIWPTDDKGEPSNRLELLTKANNIVHENAHDALADVVALIDITRLIKTSQPQLFDYLLKMRDKRAVQQLINLDDKKPFVYTSGRYDKAYAKTTVAFPLTSGTNGNVVVYDLRHDPTPFMTMTGKQRTTAFFASWEERQKPEFVALPVKELQYNRAPAVAPLGVLEQGDGWKKIELDAQTIERHKKLLLAHPEFAENIRSLYESKPAYKACPDPEGQLYDSFLGDHDRLRVEAVRNAAESELADFHPDFNDERLTPLLLHYKARNYPRTLSESETNDWEQWRANRLRAQLPQFMTAYHRLAKSVDESRQFILQELQLWAESIIPVED; encoded by the coding sequence ATGGCGCAGACATTTTTCTTTTATGATCTCGAAACGAGCGGGTTAAACCCGCGTGAGGACCGCATCATGCAGTTTGCTGGGCAGCGAACCGATCTTAATCTCAATCTCATCGGGGAACCCTACAATATCTTGGTGACGCTGTGTGACGATACCCTGCCGAGTCCTGATGCGCTGATGGTGACGGGAATCACACCGCAGCAGACCGTCAGTGACGGCTATAGCGAGGCGGCGTTTGCAAATCTGTTTTCAGAGGAGATTGCGACTCCTGACACGATCATGGTTGGCTTCAACAACATTCGATTTGACGATGAATTCATTCGCCATCTCCTCTGGCGTAACTTTCATGACCCGTATAGCTGGAGTTGGCAGGACGGCAGAAGCCGCTGGGACATGCTCGATGTGGTGCGTATGACTCGCGCACTGAGGTCCGAGGGTGTCATTTGGCCAACTGACGACAAGGGCGAGCCAAGTAATCGTCTGGAGCTACTCACAAAAGCGAATAACATTGTGCACGAGAACGCACACGATGCTTTGGCAGATGTTGTAGCTCTCATCGACATTACTCGGCTGATAAAGACGAGCCAACCACAATTATTTGACTATCTCTTAAAGATGCGCGATAAGCGGGCGGTGCAACAACTCATCAATCTCGACGACAAAAAACCATTTGTCTATACCAGCGGGCGCTATGACAAGGCGTATGCTAAGACAACGGTGGCCTTTCCTTTGACGTCGGGCACAAATGGCAATGTAGTGGTCTATGATTTGCGTCACGATCCTACACCGTTTATGACCATGACTGGCAAGCAGCGGACCACTGCCTTTTTTGCTTCCTGGGAGGAGCGTCAAAAGCCAGAGTTTGTGGCACTGCCTGTTAAGGAACTTCAGTATAATCGCGCTCCTGCGGTTGCGCCGCTTGGAGTGCTCGAACAGGGAGACGGATGGAAAAAAATTGAACTCGATGCCCAAACGATAGAGCGTCACAAAAAACTATTGCTTGCTCATCCGGAATTTGCTGAGAATATTCGTTCACTTTATGAGAGCAAACCGGCCTATAAAGCTTGCCCCGACCCCGAAGGCCAGCTTTATGATAGCTTTCTCGGTGATCATGACCGTCTGCGTGTCGAGGCGGTGCGAAATGCAGCCGAATCAGAACTTGCTGATTTCCACCCTGATTTTAATGATGAGAGGTTGACGCCGCTTCTGTTGCACTACAAGGCGCGAAACTATCCGCGCACCCTCAGTGAATCAGAGACAAACGATTGGGAACAGTGGCGAGCAAATCGTCTCCGTGCACAACTGCCACAGTTTATGACTGCGTATCATCGACTTGCAAAATCAGTCGACGAATCTCGTCAGTTTATTCTGCAGGAGTTGCAACTTTGGGCCGAATCGATTATTCCAGTCGAAGATTAA